ACTGGTATATTCTCCTCCCCCATTAGTTtgtaaaaaattgattttggcatTGCACATATTTACGCTAAAACGATGGAAGCGATGAAAATGTGCAGGCACTctagatttattttttcataggAAAAAACcaagtaaattcaaattattcattaatattgATATTTAGAGTTGTAGAGAATATAACGATAAAGTGTTTATGGTGGCTCAATCACAGTTAGGATTGTATGATATGCATTTATTGGAGTGACTAACTACAGTAAGGATACAACTAGAAACATAATTACAGGAAAGGTCCCGTAATACATATAAATTATACATTGATACTAGAGCGTTAAAACGCGTATTATTTAAACATATAACTTTAGGGCACTCCATGGCGCAACACGGGTCCCTTCACAGCCTACGCACATGAAAAATAAGTAGCCACAAATTATTGATATATTGCTTCTAAGCTCAGTACTACCAACTCCATACCATGTCCATGATCATTTTACAAAGAAAGAGGGGAAGCTATGGCAAGTAAATACATCTCAGACCATGTCAACAAGAGTATTTAACAGGAGCCACAAGGCGACTCCGACACGCCAAGGTCCTTTTGCCAAACCGTTGCTTGAGACGAGGCTGGATCGATCTCCTGTATCGGTGACAACGAAGAAGAGATCAACTATCATCGACTACTGTTCTTTTTGTACTGTCAAGGAAATATAACTGGTAACTTAATTAGTTCTCGTTCATCTTGgggggaagaaaaggaagaagggagaggaaggaagaggaaagaagatgATTTGATCACCGTTGATGCTCCCGGCGTACGATGCGTTTGTGAATTGCTCGAAAACTTGAGCATCTGGGGAGTTCGGATCCAAATGCAGAAGAGCTGTATTCCAAAGGGAAGCGATGAGAGAGCATAAAAGCTATACACTTCTCTTATTTTGATGAACGTCAGAGTTTGTTTGTCTGTGTTTTGACCTTTAAGCTCCGGTAAGAAATGGCCAGCAAAATAGAAACAATTAACTTAGCTAGATAAGCTGACGATAATCTCACAGCTTCTACAGTAAGGGGACCCGCTTACCAGGGCAGTGAGAGGCATTGGACGGAGAGTGGCAAATAGAAGGGAGGGCGAGTGCGAGGGTGGCGTTGAGCTTGAAGCCGAGCCCCGGCTCGTCGCGGTCTCGGATCAGCATGCACAAGCACCGCCTCGTCTCGTCCAGGTCCTTCCTCAGATTTGCGCAGCATGGCACGGATGGAGCCTTGCTGTCGCCGCCGACGAAGGGTAGGCATGGCGAGAGATTGACCAGCTGGGCCTCGCACTCTTGCTTGTCTTGCGCCACGTCCGAGGTCACGCCATTCGCGAGCATCGTCGTGATCAAGAGCATCACTGTAAACCCAAGTGATGAGCTCATcttcaaaaagagagagagagggagagaggttATTCAGGAGAAAGATGGCTGGATTAAGAGATGATTAAGgatataaatatgatttttcagtCATTATAGAGTTTCATTCATCTCGGTGGCCATGCCTGTTATTGGTTTTGCGTGAACAGGGGTTTGCTTTCGCCAAATCACAGAGCCAAGATGATGGTAGGTGATAACTTCTGACGACGGGTAATTTGACTGCCGGACTCGATCTAAACCCTCAAGCCAAGATAAATTGTTGATTCATGCGTTCAGTCGATGTTGTCTACATCCTCAACTTTTTACATTGATAAGGCACCTTTTATTTCgctaaagaaattttttttcttattttccggtgtttgattcgtttaggaaaatgaataatagaaaatattttcctaatcaatgtaaaacttaattaaaaatcatttttcgaaATATGACT
This region of Eucalyptus grandis isolate ANBG69807.140 chromosome 8, ASM1654582v1, whole genome shotgun sequence genomic DNA includes:
- the LOC104456277 gene encoding non-specific lipid transfer protein GPI-anchored 13: MSSSLGFTVMLLITTMLANGVTSDVAQDKQECEAQLVNLSPCLPFVGGDSKAPSVPCCANLRKDLDETRRCLCMLIRDRDEPGLGFKLNATLALALPSICHSPSNASHCPALLHLDPNSPDAQVFEQFTNASYAGSINGDRSSLVSSNGLAKGPWRVGVALWLLLNTLVDMV